From Saccopteryx leptura isolate mSacLep1 chromosome 3, mSacLep1_pri_phased_curated, whole genome shotgun sequence, one genomic window encodes:
- the SNIP1 gene encoding smad nuclear-interacting protein 1, translated as MKVVKSERERGSRRRHRDEDLVATAAVVVKQERLSPEVAPPVHRRPDSSGGSASPPAGEPGRPGHRGNRARKRSRSPAKKKKSSGRRSKSPRSNRSRSPHHSTVKVKQEREDHPPRREREDRQHREAPGQEHRLARSSDRDRHRGHSHQRRASNERPGRGQAQGRDRDLQNLQAQEAEREFYNARRRERRQKNEVSTSGSESQEFVPPPGGNKKDKEVPVKEKPSFELSGALLEDTNTFRGVVIKYSEPPEARIPKKRWRLYPFKNDEVLPVMYIHRQSAYLLGRHRRIADIPIDHPSCSKQHAVFQYRLVEYTRADGTVGRRVRPYIIDLGSGNGTFLNNKRIEPQRYYELKEKDVLKFGFSSREYVLLHESSDTSEVDRKEDEDDEEEEEVSDS; from the exons ATGAAGGTGGTGAAGAGCGAGCGGGAGCGGGGGAGCCGGCGAAGGCACCGGGACGAGGACTTAGTGGCGACGGCGGCGGTTGTGGTGAAGCAGGAGCGCCTCAGCCCGGAGGTCGCGCCGCCGGTTCACCGCCGCCCGGACTCCTCCGGCGGTAGTGCGTCCCCCCCAGCCGGCGAACCGGGCCGCCCTGGTCACCGCGGGAACCGAGCCCGAAAACGTAGCCG GTCtccagccaaaaagaaaaagtcatcgGGAAGAAGAAGCAAGTCTCCTCGGAGTAACAGAAGCCGAAGTCCTCACCATTCAACAGTCAAAGTGAAACAG gaaCGTGAGGATCATCCTCCCCGAAGAGAACGGGAGGATCGGCAGCACCGGGAAGCACCAGGACAAGAACACAGGCTAGCTAGGAGCAGTGACCGAGACAGGCACAGGGGCCACTCCCACCAGAGGAGAGCCTCTAACGAGAGACCTGGGCGTGGGCAGGCTCAGGGACGGGATCGGGATCTGCAGAACCTGCAGGCTCAAGAAGCAGAGCGGGAGTTTTACAATGCCCGACGGCGGGAGCGTCGCCAAAAGAATGAAGTTAGTACCAGCGGTAGTGAGTCTCAGGAGTTTGTTCCTCCACCTGGTGGCAATAAGAAAGACAAAGAGGTGCCTGTTAAGGAAAAGCCAAGCTTTGAACTTTCTGGGGCTCTTCTTGAGGACACCAACACCTTTCGGGGTGTAGTCATTAAATATAGTGAGCCTCCTGAAGCACGTATCCCTAAAAAAAGGTGGCGTCTTTACCCCTTTAAAAATGATGAGGTGCTTCCAGTCATGTACATCCATCGACAAAGCGCTTACCTGCTGGGCCGACACCGCCGCATCGCAGACATTCCAATCGATCATCCCTCTTGTTCAAAGCAGCACGCGGTCTTTCAGTATCG GCTCGTGGAATACACCCGTGCTGATGGGACAGTTGGCCGTAGGGTGAGACCCTACATCATTGACCTTGGCTCGGGCAATGGAACGTTCTTGAATAACAAGCGCATTGAGCCACAGAGATACTATGAACTGAAGGAAAAAGATGTACTTAAATTTGGGTTCAGCAGCAGAGAATATGTTCTGCTTCATGAGTCCTCTGACACCTCTGAAGTAGACAGGAAAGAAGACGAGGATgacgaggaggaagaggaagtgtCTGACAGCTAG